The Synechococcales cyanobacterium T60_A2020_003 genomic interval GTTACCGGGTAGCCGTAGGGGCAAATTCAAAAAGTCTTGAATGGAAAAGTCGGGAAAGGTAACCGAGAGCGGCATTGATGTGGCAACCCAGCGGGGAACCGCATCGGCGATCGCTCCTAATGTAGAGCTTTCATTGGCGTCTGCTGTTTTCGTCTCGTCCTCTTCAGCCGCTTTGTCCATTTCTTCGGTCGCCTCCGTGGCTTCAGCGGCGATCGCCGCCGCCTGTTCACTCGCGAGGCGTTCTTCAAGCTGACGACCCAGAAGTTTCTGACGCGCCCATTCTAATTTATCAGCATCCACGGCGATCGCGCCCTCTAAGGATTCCGCATCTAATTCAGGCATCACGATGGAGGGGTGGACGGTTTCTTCAAGAGTCGATTGGAGATCCTCATCCACGACGGGTACTTGCGGAGTGTCGATGGATGGCAGGGCATCTGTCGCTGTCGGCGGCGTTAGGAGTAAGTCTGCTGCATCTGTAGATACTGCATCGCGTTGGGATGATTGATCAAGCGTGATTTGAGACGATTCACGCGAGGGTTGAACAATAGCCAACGCTCCGTTTGTAACCAGCAGAAATGTTAATAGAGAGCTACCAAAACAAGGAATTGAGCGGAAAGGAGCCATCGCAGACCTGTTCGAATATGACAACACTGGAGCGGAGACCTCGTCTACTAAGGATATACCGTTTGGTTCAGACCGAAGTTTGAACGGGGGTATCATAACGCTCCTATCCATGAAACTTTACAAGCAACTGAAGAAAACGCGATGGAGATTCCGCGTTTTACCCATTGTTTGACTTCGTCGTTACAATTCTCCAGTCAGGAGGAAATTCATACGAAATGTCCATAATGCCGTAAAGATCTTGCAAAGCATGTCTAGATACAAACCTAGACTATCGCTCCCCAAGAATTCGGAGTTATTAAAACCACAATCCTTAGTGTACGCAATCGATACTATGCCGCCCAAAAAAACAGTACGATTGTATTTAACTCTTACTGTACTCTCACGCCCACAGCAAGGAAATTCCATGGCATAGCAAAACGGAAATAAAGCGATCGCATCCAAGGCTACCGTTGAACTAGAGGAGGAGGTTCCAGTTCTTTCTCCAGAGCGATCGCCCCTATTCCGAGTTCACCGATATAGTCTTAATACTTCCGCTCTTTCGGTTCAAATTGGGTAATCGCAACCGGACGATACTGAATATCAACGCCTGCTGGTGAATGAAACGCCAGGGTATGTTTTAGAAAGTTCTCATCATCGCGATCGCCAAAATCCTCACGACAGTGGGCACCACGACTCTCTTTACGGTTCAACGCAGAGGCTAAAATTACATCTCCGACGACCATTAAACTTCGTAATTCCAGAGCTTCGGTTAACTCCGTATTCCAGAGTTTGCCTTTGTCATCCAGATAGATATTTTGAGCCTTTTGCTTAATCTCTTGAAGGCGATCGAGTCCCTCTTGCATCACGGATTCAAGACGAAATACACCACAGTGATCGGTCATGCAGTCTTGAAACTCTTGGCGAATTGCGCCGATCCGGTATTCTCCAGACTGATCCAGAAGGGACTGGATTTGCTCCTGAGCTTCGGAGAGATAGCGGGCTTCGTTGATCTCTGGCATCTTTCGATTTTGGACATATTGGGCGATCGCCGCTCCGGTGCGTCGTCCGTAGACCACACATTCCAACAACGAGTTACTCCCTAAACGATTTGCGCCATGCACCGACACACAGGCCGTTTCTCCCGCCGAGAAAAAGCCCTCGACCAGTCCATCGACACCACTACGAACCTGGCCATCCGTATTCACCGGGATGCCCCCCATCGAGTAATGCACCGTTGGGCGCACGGGCATCGGTTCATGTACTGCGTCAATTCCTAGGAGTCGGTGTGCCTCTTCCCAGCAGAACGGCACGCGGCTCATAATTTTTTCTTCGCCCATGTGTCGTAGGTCGAGATAGACAAAGGGGCCTCCGGCACTGCCATCCGGATGAATGCCCCGTCCAGCACGAATCTCTCGCGTAATGGCACGGGAGGTAATGTCGCGCGGGGCAAGTTCCATCCGGCTGGGCGCATAGGTCGCCATGAAGCGATCGCCCTCACTGTTGATCAAGTACGCCCCTTCACCACGCACTGCCTCAGAGATCAGGACTCCAACGGGATAAAGGCCAGTGGGGTGGAATTGCACAAACTCCATATCCTGCAGCGGCAATCCAGCGATCGCCGTCATCGCCAAACCATCTCCCGTCGAGGCATAGTCGTTTGAAGTCGTGTTGAAGACGCGCCCGTAGCCCCCGGTGGCAAACATCACAGCCTTAGCCCGCACCACTTCTAGATGGCCGTCCCG includes:
- a CDS encoding M23 family metallopeptidase; amino-acid sequence: MDRSVMIPPFKLRSEPNGISLVDEVSAPVLSYSNRSAMAPFRSIPCFGSSLLTFLLVTNGALAIVQPSRESSQITLDQSSQRDAVSTDAADLLLTPPTATDALPSIDTPQVPVVDEDLQSTLEETVHPSIVMPELDAESLEGAIAVDADKLEWARQKLLGRQLEERLASEQAAAIAAEATEATEEMDKAAEEDETKTADANESSTLGAIADAVPRWVATSMPLSVTFPDFSIQDFLNLPLRLPGNGNIRAMFPLPIPASITSLFGWRQHPLLGEWRLHQGIDLAAPEGTPVLAAFSGTVKAAEVMGGYGITVILEHSDGTQETLYAHLSQILVEPGDWVEQGTALGRVGSTGSSTGPHLHFELRQLTDQGWVALDVNGLMQQALAEFGELPVAILDMDPNAPRSLKSPKKLDEFGKLAGRVVQSQNVSHPRSAGLFRGV
- a CDS encoding succinate dehydrogenase/fumarate reductase flavoprotein subunit; the encoded protein is MIEHDVLIVGGGLAGSRAAVEIARTNPRLKVAVVAKTHPIRSHSVAAQGGMAATLKNVDEEDNWEAHAFDTVKGSDYLADQDAVEILTKEAPDVVIDLEHMGVLFSRLPDGRIAQRAFGGHSYRRTCYAADKTGHAILHELVNNLRRYGVAIYDEWYVMRLILEDGQAKGVVMFRIRDGHLEVVRAKAVMFATGGYGRVFNTTSNDYASTGDGLAMTAIAGLPLQDMEFVQFHPTGLYPVGVLISEAVRGEGAYLINSEGDRFMATYAPSRMELAPRDITSRAITREIRAGRGIHPDGSAGGPFVYLDLRHMGEEKIMSRVPFCWEEAHRLLGIDAVHEPMPVRPTVHYSMGGIPVNTDGQVRSGVDGLVEGFFSAGETACVSVHGANRLGSNSLLECVVYGRRTGAAIAQYVQNRKMPEINEARYLSEAQEQIQSLLDQSGEYRIGAIRQEFQDCMTDHCGVFRLESVMQEGLDRLQEIKQKAQNIYLDDKGKLWNTELTEALELRSLMVVGDVILASALNRKESRGAHCREDFGDRDDENFLKHTLAFHSPAGVDIQYRPVAITQFEPKERKY